The proteins below come from a single Halobacillus salinarum genomic window:
- a CDS encoding YpdA family putative bacillithiol disulfide reductase, with the protein MQQEKVIIIGAGPCGMSAAIELQRQGINPLLIEKGNVVNSIYNYPTHQTFFSSSDRLEIGNIPFITERQKPVRNEALAYYRAVAEREQLNIHAFERVMQVEKQDKGFILHSELKTGESRRYFAEQIVVATGYYDQPNMMGVKGEELSKVMHYFKEAHPYYNKDVVVIGGKNSAADAVLELEKAGARVTVLYRGETYSKSIKPWILPLFEGLVNKGIVQMEFCAHLKEITEEEVIYECNGVEKRIPNDFVFAMTGYKPDQHFLTQMGVDFDRETGRPFINEETMETNVPNIYIAGVIAAGYNNNEIFIENGRHHGGKIAESIQRKA; encoded by the coding sequence TTGCAACAGGAAAAGGTCATTATTATCGGAGCAGGTCCGTGTGGGATGAGCGCGGCAATCGAACTACAACGACAAGGCATAAATCCTCTGTTGATCGAAAAGGGGAATGTCGTAAATTCTATATATAACTACCCGACTCACCAGACATTTTTCAGTTCAAGTGACAGGCTTGAGATCGGTAATATTCCGTTTATTACAGAAAGACAGAAGCCTGTAAGAAACGAAGCTCTGGCTTATTATCGGGCTGTAGCTGAGCGGGAACAATTAAACATTCACGCGTTTGAGCGGGTTATGCAAGTGGAGAAACAGGATAAAGGATTCATCCTCCATTCAGAATTGAAAACAGGAGAAAGCAGGCGTTATTTTGCTGAACAGATTGTTGTAGCAACAGGCTATTACGATCAGCCGAATATGATGGGAGTCAAAGGCGAAGAGCTATCTAAAGTTATGCACTATTTCAAAGAGGCCCACCCTTATTACAATAAAGATGTCGTCGTCATCGGTGGTAAAAACTCGGCGGCGGATGCAGTCTTAGAATTGGAAAAAGCAGGGGCTAGGGTGACTGTTCTATATAGAGGAGAGACTTATTCAAAAAGTATAAAACCTTGGATTTTGCCTTTATTTGAAGGTCTGGTGAATAAAGGAATTGTGCAAATGGAATTTTGTGCCCACTTAAAAGAGATCACAGAAGAAGAAGTGATTTATGAATGTAACGGTGTAGAAAAACGAATTCCTAATGATTTTGTGTTTGCCATGACCGGATACAAGCCGGATCAGCATTTTCTTACGCAAATGGGAGTAGATTTCGATAGAGAAACCGGCCGCCCATTTATTAATGAAGAAACGATGGAGACTAATGTCCCTAATATTTACATTGCCGGGGTCATTGCTGCAGGTTACAATAATAATGAAATCTTTATTGAAAACGGCCGCCATCACGGTGGCAAGATAGCGGAATCTATTCAAAGAAAAGCCTGA
- the prsW gene encoding glutamic-type intramembrane protease PrsW: protein MAILTAAIAPAIAIMTFIYLSKRIGLEPLPLIIRMFIIGAILVFPLMFIQYAFESEGYFQSHFMRSLVLAGLLEEFFKWFFLLFVAYRHANFDHPYDGIIYGVAISLGFATLENIIYLFANGIEIAILRAVFPVSSHALFGILMGYYIGKAKFSIHHKRIYLLYSFIIPFLLHSIYDYILSVNKQGWMFWITPFMVILWVIGVRKIKLANSQPEQI from the coding sequence ATGGCCATATTAACGGCGGCCATTGCTCCTGCTATTGCCATCATGACGTTTATCTACTTAAGCAAAAGAATAGGACTGGAACCCCTTCCTTTAATTATTCGAATGTTTATTATCGGAGCCATTCTAGTCTTTCCGCTTATGTTTATTCAATACGCATTTGAGAGTGAGGGTTACTTCCAATCTCACTTTATGAGGTCTCTGGTACTGGCGGGGCTGCTGGAAGAATTTTTTAAATGGTTCTTTTTATTATTTGTTGCCTACCGTCACGCTAATTTTGACCATCCTTACGATGGGATCATTTATGGTGTAGCGATCAGCCTTGGATTTGCCACGCTGGAAAATATTATTTATCTTTTTGCAAATGGCATCGAAATAGCGATATTACGTGCGGTATTCCCAGTGTCATCGCATGCATTATTCGGAATACTCATGGGCTATTATATAGGAAAAGCGAAGTTTTCAATTCACCATAAACGCATTTACCTGCTGTATTCATTTATTATACCTTTTCTTCTGCACAGCATTTACGATTATATTTTATCCGTGAATAAGCAGGGGTGGATGTTTTGGATCACACCGTTTATGGTGATTTTGTGGGTTATAGGAGTAAGAAAAATTAAACTTGCCAATTCTCAACCTGAGCAGATTTAA
- the sleB gene encoding spore cortex-lytic enzyme gives MVWKKALITCVGFTLLFFPLSEWAQLKPVHAFSNQVIQHGATGDDVIELQSRLQYLGYYNGEIDGVFGWGTYWAVRNFQYEFGLDIDGLVGPEMKQKLVKASKYDKGFVKEQIRQGNEFTHYGGVPKSKQTEKTKQKQPSNQQKQSAEKKTQEPTAVNVPSGYSQNDIKLMANAVHGEARGEPYAGLVAVAAVILNRVDSASFPNTVSGVIFEPRAFTAVSDGQIWLQPDDRSKEAVLDAINGWDPSGQAVYYFNPNTATSDWIWSRPQIKQIGKHIFCK, from the coding sequence ATGGTTTGGAAAAAAGCACTCATTACTTGTGTAGGCTTTACCTTATTGTTTTTTCCATTATCGGAATGGGCACAATTAAAGCCGGTTCACGCTTTCTCCAATCAAGTGATCCAACACGGGGCCACTGGAGATGATGTTATTGAACTGCAATCTAGACTGCAATACTTAGGTTATTATAACGGAGAGATTGATGGAGTCTTCGGATGGGGCACATATTGGGCCGTTAGAAACTTCCAGTATGAATTTGGACTGGATATTGATGGTCTGGTTGGACCTGAAATGAAACAAAAACTTGTGAAAGCCAGTAAATACGATAAAGGTTTTGTAAAAGAACAGATCCGTCAAGGAAATGAATTTACTCATTATGGCGGAGTGCCAAAGAGCAAGCAAACTGAAAAAACAAAACAGAAACAACCGTCAAACCAGCAAAAACAGTCAGCTGAAAAGAAAACCCAGGAACCGACTGCGGTGAATGTGCCTAGCGGATATTCACAAAACGACATAAAGTTAATGGCTAATGCAGTTCATGGCGAAGCAAGAGGAGAGCCTTATGCAGGTTTAGTGGCTGTAGCTGCCGTTATTTTAAACCGGGTGGACAGTGCTTCGTTTCCAAATACTGTGTCTGGAGTCATCTTTGAACCGCGGGCGTTCACTGCTGTCTCAGACGGCCAGATTTGGCTTCAGCCCGATGACCGGTCGAAGGAAGCTGTATTAGATGCCATCAATGGTTGGGACCCATCAGGACAAGCGGTCTATTATTTCAATCCCAACACCGCGACTTCAGACTGGATATGGTCCCGTCCGCAAATTAAGCAAATAGGGAAACATATTTTCTGTAAATAG
- the ypeB gene encoding germination protein YpeB, whose amino-acid sequence MLRIISIVVLSLTTIGAGIWGYKEHQDKNAILVQSENNYQRAFHELTYYVDVLNDKIGTTLAMNSRKELSPQLAEIWRITSDANADVGQLPLSLMPFNKTEEFLSDIGDFAYRTAVRDLTKKPLSEKEVKALESLHKQSGEIKNELRKVQNVVLRDNLRWMDVELALATNNETGDNTIVDGFKTVEKSVDGFRQANIESGVSVAGTAQDFKNIKGKEISKQEAKSIAGKWLKDVKPKDLKITKSGKGADVQTYTASFQKNKINGYMDISVKGGHALTVMVNRPVKKAQVSLHEAYSKAKKYLEGLNVEDADFDLIESSQYERLGVFRFVYKKDGVRYYPDAIEVKVALDNGDLLGMTTLDYFSHHYDRDIKKANVSEEEAKSNVNPNLKIQEKHMAVIENDLNEQVLCYEFLATKGNETYRIFINAWNGEEEQVETLKGTEVKFNNI is encoded by the coding sequence ATGCTGCGAATAATTTCAATTGTGGTATTGAGTTTAACAACCATTGGAGCAGGGATCTGGGGGTATAAAGAACACCAGGATAAAAATGCAATCCTTGTTCAGTCGGAAAATAATTACCAGCGTGCTTTTCACGAGCTGACTTATTACGTAGATGTACTGAATGATAAAATCGGGACGACGCTTGCTATGAACTCCAGGAAGGAGCTGTCTCCTCAGCTTGCTGAAATTTGGAGAATTACATCTGATGCCAACGCTGATGTAGGACAGCTCCCTCTATCCTTGATGCCTTTTAATAAAACAGAAGAATTTTTGTCTGATATCGGGGATTTTGCTTATCGCACTGCTGTGAGGGATTTAACGAAAAAACCTTTAAGTGAAAAAGAAGTTAAGGCACTCGAAAGCCTTCATAAACAATCTGGTGAAATTAAAAATGAACTCCGAAAGGTTCAGAATGTCGTATTAAGAGACAATTTACGATGGATGGATGTAGAGCTTGCCCTTGCTACAAATAACGAAACTGGTGACAATACAATCGTTGACGGTTTTAAAACCGTAGAGAAATCTGTGGATGGATTCAGACAAGCCAACATTGAATCTGGTGTTTCTGTTGCCGGGACAGCACAGGATTTTAAAAACATTAAAGGAAAAGAGATTTCCAAGCAAGAAGCAAAATCTATTGCCGGCAAGTGGTTGAAAGACGTGAAACCTAAAGATTTGAAAATCACGAAATCAGGGAAAGGAGCAGATGTACAAACGTACACAGCTTCTTTTCAGAAAAACAAGATCAATGGGTATATGGATATTTCAGTCAAAGGCGGTCACGCGCTGACTGTTATGGTGAATCGGCCAGTGAAAAAAGCCCAGGTGAGTTTACATGAAGCGTATAGTAAAGCGAAGAAATACTTGGAAGGGCTGAACGTTGAAGATGCCGATTTTGATTTAATAGAAAGCAGTCAGTATGAGCGTTTAGGGGTTTTCAGGTTCGTCTATAAAAAAGATGGCGTCCGTTATTATCCAGATGCTATCGAAGTTAAGGTTGCACTTGATAATGGTGATTTATTAGGAATGACGACGCTTGATTATTTCAGTCACCACTATGACCGAGACATTAAAAAGGCGAATGTTTCTGAAGAGGAAGCAAAGTCAAACGTTAACCCTAACCTGAAAATTCAGGAGAAGCATATGGCCGTAATTGAAAACGATTTAAATGAACAAGTGTTATGTTATGAATTCTTAGCTACAAAAGGAAACGAAACCTACCGGATTTTCATCAATGCTTGGAACGGTGAGGAAGAACAAGTGGAAACTCTCAAAGGCACTGAAGTGAAATTTAATAATATTTAA
- a CDS encoding flagellar brake protein — translation MIKIGTTMNLELFKQDQEEPERYKCTLVDHSQGYIYIDYPIKTNTGRTSFFFEGTRFQVSFVGKDGSVYSFKSEVTARRKLKIPVLVLTFPGKDQVVRIQRRRYVRVETSIDVAIQLNNESEASFTSITQDVSGGGRPFSFQKVVSLSICKT, via the coding sequence GTGATAAAGATCGGGACGACAATGAATTTAGAATTATTTAAGCAAGATCAAGAAGAACCGGAAAGATACAAATGTACACTAGTAGACCATTCGCAAGGCTACATTTATATAGATTATCCAATTAAAACGAATACGGGACGTACGTCCTTCTTTTTTGAAGGAACGCGATTTCAAGTCAGTTTTGTCGGGAAAGACGGCTCTGTGTATTCGTTTAAATCAGAAGTTACGGCCAGGAGAAAATTAAAAATTCCTGTACTTGTGCTGACATTTCCGGGTAAAGATCAGGTTGTACGAATACAGCGCAGGCGTTATGTAAGAGTAGAAACTTCTATTGATGTAGCTATACAGTTGAATAACGAGAGCGAAGCTTCTTTTACAAGTATTACTCAGGATGTCAGCGGGGGAGGGCGGCCATTCTCGTTCCAGAAGGTTGTAAGCTTAAGCATATGCAAAACCTGA
- a CDS encoding PilZ domain-containing protein, with product MQNLNLTMVLPMNSGEYHYIETEAVVIRLINKTNLSKELASIELQSISEQNRQLIIKFCFEQQMNMRKRQLK from the coding sequence ATGCAAAACCTGAATTTAACCATGGTATTACCGATGAATAGCGGAGAGTATCATTACATAGAAACAGAAGCCGTCGTAATTCGACTTATCAATAAAACCAATTTGTCAAAAGAGCTTGCTTCCATTGAACTCCAATCCATTTCCGAACAGAACCGTCAATTAATCATTAAATTTTGTTTTGAGCAGCAAATGAATATGAGAAAAAGACAGCTGAAATGA
- the cmk gene encoding (d)CMP kinase: MTKNLTIAIDGPAAAGKSTVAKKVARRLSYTYIDTGAMYRALTWKAIQAGISLNDEKELSGLLSKTKIDLVQTKEGQSIMLDGKDVSLEVRTQEVTNQVSFTAKHKTVREAMVERQRQLVKTRGVVMDGRDIGTHVLPDADVKIFMVASVEERAERRHIENQEKGFASDLEQLKEEIRQRDAIDSTREYSPLVKAEDAIEVDTTSLSIDEVVERILTIVEKTKGNSS, encoded by the coding sequence ATGACAAAGAATTTGACGATTGCGATTGATGGACCGGCGGCTGCTGGAAAAAGCACAGTAGCTAAAAAAGTAGCGCGCAGGCTTTCCTATACTTACATAGATACGGGAGCCATGTATCGAGCCCTGACTTGGAAAGCCATTCAAGCAGGCATTTCTTTAAACGATGAAAAGGAATTGAGTGGACTGCTCTCCAAAACAAAAATAGACCTTGTGCAGACAAAAGAAGGGCAGAGTATTATGCTAGATGGAAAGGATGTTTCCTTAGAGGTTCGCACGCAGGAGGTAACCAATCAAGTTTCCTTTACTGCAAAACATAAAACGGTTCGGGAAGCTATGGTGGAGCGCCAGCGCCAACTGGTGAAAACGCGTGGCGTTGTGATGGATGGTCGAGATATTGGGACACATGTGCTTCCTGACGCGGATGTGAAAATCTTTATGGTAGCCTCTGTTGAAGAGAGGGCAGAAAGAAGACATATAGAAAATCAGGAAAAAGGATTTGCATCTGATTTGGAACAATTAAAAGAAGAGATCAGACAGCGGGATGCTATTGATTCGACAAGGGAATATTCACCGCTTGTAAAAGCAGAGGATGCAATTGAAGTGGATACTACATCGCTTTCCATAGATGAAGTAGTGGAGCGGATACTTACCATTGTGGAAAAGACCAAGGGGAATAGTTCTTGA
- a CDS encoding lysophospholipid acyltransferase family protein: MSLYQVGKWLCSILLYPLFRIHVVGKKNIPKDGPVIICSNHISNLDPPVVGITSSRNIYFLAKEELFENKFLGGILKRVHAFPIKRGMRDRNALRKGLDVLKNNHALGLFPEGSRQKNGEIGQGLSGAGFFALRSEATIVPCAIIGPYQKFKQLKVVYGEPIDMTKYRQEKASAKIVTDRIMEEIRQLHKFHSR, encoded by the coding sequence TTGAGTTTATACCAGGTTGGCAAATGGCTTTGCAGCATTTTACTTTATCCTTTATTTCGTATTCATGTGGTAGGGAAAAAAAATATCCCAAAAGATGGTCCGGTTATCATCTGCTCGAATCACATTTCAAATCTTGATCCACCTGTAGTAGGGATCACGAGCAGCCGAAATATATATTTTTTAGCCAAAGAAGAATTGTTTGAAAATAAATTCTTAGGGGGAATACTCAAAAGAGTTCATGCTTTTCCTATTAAACGAGGAATGAGAGACAGGAATGCTTTAAGAAAGGGACTGGACGTACTAAAGAATAACCATGCCCTCGGCTTGTTTCCAGAAGGGTCCCGTCAGAAGAATGGCGAGATTGGACAAGGACTTTCCGGAGCAGGGTTCTTTGCTTTAAGATCAGAAGCGACCATCGTACCTTGTGCGATTATCGGGCCGTATCAAAAATTTAAGCAGCTGAAAGTCGTTTATGGAGAACCCATTGATATGACTAAGTACCGCCAGGAGAAAGCCTCTGCAAAAATAGTGACAGACCGTATTATGGAAGAAATCAGACAATTGCATAAATTTCATAGCAGATGA
- the rpsA gene encoding 30S ribosomal protein S1 — translation MDEMNQEVSGMKEFSAGDIVTGKVVKIEDKQVLVDVGYKVEGIVPISELSSLHVEKASDAVSEGDELTLQVKKVEDDEIVLSKRAVDADKAWQDLEEKFENGEIFEAEVKDVVKGGLVVDIGLRGFIPASLVETYYVEDFEDYKGKTLSLKVVELDREQNRVILSHRAVVEAEEASRKQEVLQSLEEGQVVEGTVQRLTDFGAFVNLGGIDGLVHISQLSHEHVEKASDVVQEGETIQVKVLSVDRDNERISLSLKATKPGPWHDIENKVKQGEVLQGTVRRLVSFGAFVEVLPGVEGLVHISQISNRHIGTPGEVLEEGQEVNVKVLDVDENAKRLSLSMKELEREQSRSEIKQYEKEEDNSGFSLSDMIGDKLDKYKN, via the coding sequence ATGGATGAAATGAATCAGGAAGTATCAGGTATGAAAGAATTTTCTGCAGGGGACATCGTGACTGGTAAGGTCGTTAAGATTGAAGATAAACAAGTCCTTGTAGATGTTGGATATAAAGTTGAAGGGATTGTACCCATTAGTGAATTATCCAGCCTTCACGTGGAAAAAGCCTCTGATGCGGTAAGTGAAGGGGACGAGCTTACCCTGCAGGTGAAAAAAGTTGAAGATGATGAGATCGTTCTGTCTAAACGGGCAGTAGATGCAGATAAAGCATGGCAGGACCTTGAAGAGAAATTTGAAAATGGTGAAATATTTGAAGCTGAAGTGAAGGATGTTGTTAAAGGCGGACTAGTTGTAGATATCGGTCTGCGAGGATTTATTCCTGCATCTTTAGTCGAAACGTATTATGTAGAGGATTTTGAAGACTATAAAGGAAAGACGCTTAGCTTAAAGGTTGTGGAACTGGACCGGGAGCAGAATCGTGTGATCCTTTCCCACCGGGCTGTAGTTGAAGCTGAGGAGGCTTCCCGCAAACAGGAGGTTCTTCAATCTCTTGAAGAAGGTCAAGTGGTTGAAGGCACGGTTCAACGGCTCACTGATTTCGGAGCCTTTGTTAATCTTGGTGGAATTGACGGACTTGTACATATATCCCAGCTTTCGCATGAACATGTCGAGAAAGCTTCGGATGTAGTACAAGAAGGGGAAACGATTCAAGTGAAAGTCCTTTCCGTGGATCGTGATAACGAAAGAATTTCTCTTTCTTTAAAAGCGACTAAGCCGGGGCCTTGGCATGATATTGAAAATAAAGTTAAACAAGGCGAAGTTTTGCAAGGTACAGTGAGACGTTTAGTCAGTTTCGGCGCTTTCGTTGAAGTCCTTCCTGGTGTAGAAGGGCTGGTGCACATTTCGCAAATATCCAACCGTCACATTGGAACACCTGGCGAAGTACTTGAAGAAGGTCAGGAAGTAAATGTGAAAGTCTTGGATGTTGATGAAAATGCGAAGCGTCTGTCGCTTAGTATGAAAGAACTTGAACGTGAACAAAGCCGTTCTGAAATTAAACAATACGAAAAGGAAGAAGATAATTCCGGCTTCTCTCTCAGCGATATGATCGGTGATAAATTAGACAAATACAAAAACTAA
- a CDS encoding YphA family membrane protein → MEAQYYWYCWFVFIIVYFLFPPSHLQKGLSVFVLLLMSSYGLFQNTGFHDILLLGIVVIFGLIFWINEQKSLVTHFWPFILCLGYAACQMFLFIHPIWHQFPGFELSLVLFILVLHWFSGSFSSAVGFWMLVNGLGSLVTIVVLEEVEVEQVIIAENIIVFLLKGMVLLFILFGMARLKRSVRRSRNQSRKKGAAHA, encoded by the coding sequence ATGGAAGCACAATATTATTGGTATTGCTGGTTTGTATTTATTATCGTTTATTTTCTATTCCCACCTAGTCACCTTCAAAAAGGGTTATCTGTGTTTGTTCTTCTGTTAATGAGCAGTTATGGACTGTTTCAAAATACAGGCTTCCATGACATACTCCTGCTGGGGATCGTTGTTATATTTGGACTTATTTTTTGGATTAACGAACAAAAATCATTAGTGACTCACTTTTGGCCGTTCATACTCTGCTTAGGTTATGCGGCCTGTCAAATGTTTCTTTTCATTCATCCAATCTGGCACCAATTCCCTGGCTTTGAGCTTAGTTTAGTCCTTTTTATTCTTGTATTGCACTGGTTTAGCGGGTCTTTTTCAAGTGCTGTAGGTTTTTGGATGCTGGTTAATGGTCTTGGTTCTTTGGTTACCATAGTTGTACTTGAAGAGGTAGAGGTGGAGCAGGTTATTATTGCGGAAAATATTATCGTATTCTTGTTAAAAGGAATGGTCCTATTGTTCATTTTATTTGGAATGGCACGTTTAAAAAGGAGTGTCAGGAGAAGCAGGAATCAATCCCGTAAAAAAGGAGCTGCACACGCGTGA
- a CDS encoding YIEGIA family protein, producing the protein MNEYTYPIIFGIVVGTAVRVFMLRTDYRQYPTYLHGKIIHLSLGFIAAALGTIAVPSIMEKEFTAVTFLTLAASQFREVRNMERNTLTEMDSYALVPRGKTYIEGIAISFESRNYLVIFTSFTVTLCYLAINLWAAITASIITFVISGLLMSGSKLGDLVDIDYSELYFKGAGLYVDNIYIMNIGLPERQKEIVRYGMGFILTPKSFSIRSTIGNLGQRQAILHDVSAILGVFRDSGTPALVPLIKRDLNDGRIGVFILPQHKDIKRAKEIIASVPVLENAIQMPGKKHKFTKDGTRL; encoded by the coding sequence GTGAATGAATATACCTATCCGATCATCTTCGGAATTGTAGTAGGGACAGCAGTGCGTGTATTTATGCTCCGAACGGACTACCGGCAATACCCTACTTATCTCCATGGGAAAATCATCCATTTATCTCTCGGATTTATTGCGGCTGCTTTAGGAACCATTGCTGTCCCATCAATAATGGAAAAAGAATTTACTGCCGTGACGTTTCTCACTCTCGCTGCCTCTCAATTCAGAGAGGTGAGAAATATGGAAAGAAACACTTTGACAGAGATGGATTCCTATGCTTTAGTCCCGCGCGGGAAAACCTATATAGAGGGAATTGCCATTTCTTTTGAAAGCAGAAATTACTTAGTGATCTTTACCTCATTTACGGTCACACTCTGCTATCTTGCCATTAATTTATGGGCGGCCATTACCGCGAGTATCATAACTTTTGTAATCAGCGGCTTATTAATGAGCGGTTCTAAGCTTGGCGATCTTGTGGACATTGACTATTCGGAGCTTTATTTTAAAGGAGCCGGTCTATATGTAGATAATATCTATATTATGAACATCGGTTTACCGGAACGTCAAAAAGAAATTGTACGGTACGGCATGGGTTTTATCCTTACCCCGAAATCATTCAGCATTCGCTCTACGATTGGCAATTTAGGCCAGAGACAGGCAATTTTGCATGACGTATCTGCTATTCTTGGGGTTTTTCGTGATTCTGGTACACCAGCTCTCGTTCCATTGATCAAACGTGATTTGAACGATGGAAGAATTGGAGTGTTTATTCTTCCGCAGCATAAGGATATTAAGCGGGCAAAAGAGATCATCGCTTCTGTCCCCGTGTTGGAAAATGCGATCCAAATGCCAGGGAAGAAACATAAATTTACAAAGGACGGCACCCGCTTATGA
- a CDS encoding capping complex subunit for YIEGIA: MKMEKYILAVITLHSNKNKISGGPAVFLCETIEEMENVAANLEAILDGIAHALSEQMYIIVKH, from the coding sequence ATGAAGATGGAAAAATACATTCTTGCGGTCATTACACTGCATTCAAATAAAAATAAAATCAGTGGTGGTCCAGCGGTATTTTTATGTGAGACAATTGAAGAAATGGAAAATGTAGCTGCCAATCTTGAAGCCATATTAGATGGTATTGCTCATGCCCTTAGTGAACAAATGTATATTATCGTTAAACATTAA
- the der gene encoding ribosome biogenesis GTPase Der, translating into MRKSIVAIVGRPNVGKSTIFNRLVGDRISIVEDTPGVTRDRIYAGAEWLNTQFNLIDTGGIELGDEPLLVQMRAQAQVAIDEADVIIFMVNGRDGITGADEEVAKILFKSNKPVVLAVNKVDNPQMREDIYEFYALGFGEPFPISGTHGLGLGDMLDDVVKHFPERELDEEDDETIRFSLIGRPNVGKSSLVNSLLGQERVIVSEIAGTTRDAIDTPFTKDERDYVIIDTAGMRKRGKVYEATERYSIMRALKAIERSDVVLTLIDAESGIQEQDKKIAGYAHEAGKAVIIVVNKWDTVDVEEKTMKEFEDKVRSNFRFLDYAPVVFLSAKTKKRIHTLLPKVLEASENHAKRVQTNILNEVIVDALAMNPSPSIKGQKLKIFYATQVAVKPPSFVVFVNEPELMHFTYERFLENRIREAFGFEGTPIKIFARKRT; encoded by the coding sequence ATGAGAAAATCGATAGTTGCCATTGTTGGAAGACCAAACGTTGGGAAATCAACGATCTTTAATCGTCTTGTTGGAGATCGAATATCCATTGTAGAAGACACCCCTGGAGTTACGAGGGATCGTATTTATGCTGGGGCAGAATGGCTGAATACTCAGTTTAATCTCATCGACACCGGTGGGATTGAATTAGGAGATGAGCCTTTGCTGGTGCAGATGAGGGCTCAAGCTCAAGTTGCAATAGATGAAGCGGACGTTATTATATTTATGGTAAATGGACGTGACGGCATTACCGGTGCAGACGAGGAAGTCGCCAAAATTCTCTTTAAATCTAATAAGCCCGTAGTTCTTGCTGTAAATAAAGTGGACAACCCGCAGATGAGGGAAGATATATATGAATTTTATGCGTTAGGTTTCGGAGAGCCTTTCCCTATTTCCGGGACCCATGGACTTGGGCTCGGAGACATGCTGGATGATGTGGTCAAACATTTTCCAGAGCGTGAGCTGGACGAAGAAGATGATGAAACGATCCGTTTTAGTTTAATCGGCCGACCGAATGTAGGTAAATCCTCATTAGTCAACAGCCTTCTTGGACAAGAAAGAGTGATTGTAAGCGAAATTGCCGGTACAACACGGGATGCCATCGATACCCCTTTTACGAAGGATGAACGTGATTATGTGATCATCGATACAGCAGGTATGAGAAAACGAGGGAAAGTGTATGAGGCGACTGAGCGCTATAGTATTATGAGAGCGCTGAAAGCCATAGAACGTTCTGACGTCGTTCTAACTTTAATCGATGCTGAATCAGGTATTCAGGAGCAGGATAAGAAAATAGCAGGATATGCTCATGAGGCTGGCAAAGCCGTCATCATTGTTGTGAATAAGTGGGATACGGTTGATGTGGAAGAAAAAACGATGAAAGAATTTGAAGATAAAGTAAGGTCGAACTTCCGTTTCCTTGACTATGCACCGGTTGTATTTCTTTCTGCGAAAACGAAAAAGAGAATTCATACCCTCCTGCCTAAAGTACTTGAAGCTAGTGAGAATCATGCAAAACGTGTGCAGACCAATATTCTAAATGAAGTCATCGTAGACGCTTTAGCCATGAATCCATCACCTTCTATTAAAGGACAGAAACTGAAAATATTCTACGCTACTCAAGTAGCAGTGAAGCCGCCGAGCTTTGTTGTGTTTGTAAATGAACCTGAACTGATGCACTTTACTTATGAACGGTTTTTAGAAAATCGAATTCGTGAAGCGTTCGGATTTGAGGGGACACCGATAAAAATCTTTGCAAGAAAACGCACGTAA